A genomic stretch from Kribbella jejuensis includes:
- the hemW gene encoding radical SAM family heme chaperone HemW yields MPSTLPEGEVAPRDGALPDAAVQEAAGRPFGFYLHVPFCASRCGYCDFNTYTATELGGGGAQASYADNAVAEVRLARRVLGELDRPVDTVFFGGGTPTLLPAADLGKMLAAVRDEFGLAPDAEVTTEANPESIDPAYLSALREAGFNRVSFGMQSSSSAVLKILDRQHSPGRALQAAREATSAGFEHVNLDLIYGTPGESLEDWHASLESALSAEPDHVSAYALIVEDGTQLARRIRRGELPMPDDDDLADKYVLADELLTAAGLGWYEVSNWARSPAARCRHNELYWRGDTWWGIGPGAHSHVGGVRWWNVKHPSAYAERLGAGESPAYARETLDAETRRVERVLLEVRLSAGLPLEVLDDPGRAAVDQVITDGLALVSNDHLVLTDRGRLLADAVVRDLLP; encoded by the coding sequence GTGCCGTCGACATTGCCCGAGGGGGAGGTTGCGCCCCGGGACGGGGCGTTGCCGGATGCTGCTGTGCAGGAGGCCGCCGGGCGGCCGTTCGGGTTCTACCTGCATGTTCCGTTCTGCGCGTCGCGCTGCGGGTACTGCGACTTCAACACCTACACCGCCACGGAACTCGGTGGTGGCGGGGCGCAAGCGTCGTACGCCGACAACGCGGTCGCCGAGGTACGGCTGGCGCGACGGGTGCTGGGGGAGCTGGATCGGCCTGTCGACACGGTGTTCTTCGGGGGTGGTACGCCGACGCTGCTGCCGGCCGCGGATCTCGGGAAGATGCTGGCGGCGGTCCGCGACGAGTTCGGACTCGCGCCGGACGCGGAGGTCACAACCGAGGCCAATCCGGAGTCGATCGATCCGGCCTATCTGTCGGCGCTCCGGGAGGCGGGCTTCAACCGCGTCAGCTTCGGCATGCAGAGCTCCTCGTCGGCCGTGCTGAAGATCCTCGACCGGCAGCACAGCCCTGGGCGTGCGCTGCAGGCCGCCCGTGAGGCGACGTCGGCTGGCTTCGAGCACGTGAACCTCGACCTGATCTACGGGACACCCGGCGAATCCCTGGAGGACTGGCACGCCTCGCTCGAGTCGGCGCTCTCCGCGGAGCCCGATCACGTGAGCGCGTACGCGTTGATCGTGGAGGACGGGACCCAGCTCGCCCGGCGGATCCGGCGCGGTGAGCTGCCGATGCCGGACGACGACGATCTCGCGGACAAGTACGTGCTGGCCGACGAACTGCTGACCGCTGCCGGCCTCGGGTGGTACGAGGTGTCGAACTGGGCTCGCAGTCCGGCGGCCCGCTGCCGGCACAACGAGCTGTACTGGCGCGGCGACACGTGGTGGGGGATCGGCCCGGGCGCGCACAGCCACGTCGGGGGCGTCCGCTGGTGGAACGTGAAGCACCCCAGCGCGTACGCCGAACGCCTCGGTGCCGGTGAGAGTCCGGCGTACGCCCGGGAGACGCTGGACGCGGAGACCCGACGGGTAGAGCGCGTGCTCCTCGAGGTGCGGTTGTCCGCCGGACTGCCGCTCGAGGTTCTCGACGATCCGGGCCGCGCCGCCGTCGACCAGGTCATCACAGACGGCCTCGCCCTGGTATCCAACGACCACCTCGTCCTCACGGACCGAGGCCGCCTACTAGCAGACGCGGTAGTCCGCGACCTCCTACCCTGA